CCGGTCCTCTACCTGGCGCAGAAGGAGTTCGGCTGTATCAATGATGCGGCTCTGGATGCCGTCTCCCGTGTCCTTGAGATCTCCCGGGCCGATATCTACAGCCTGGCGACCTTCTATTCCATGTTTCATCAGGAACCGCTGGGGCGGAATGTGATTTTTCTCTGTGACAACCTGGCCTGTACCCTCCTCGGTGCCGAATCGTTGCGGGATTACCTGGAACGGAAACTGGATGTCCGAATGGGGGAGACCACGGACGATGGTCGATTTACCCTGAAGAATGCAGAATGCCTCGGGGCCTGCGGACAGGCGCCGGTGATGCTGGTCAATGACGATTTTTACGAAGGCCTGACCGAGGCCCGGATTGATGAGGTTCTGGAAAAATACAAATAAAATGGAAAAGATTTTATTAAATAGAGTTCATCTGAAGAACTCCCGATCCATCGAGGTTTACCTCGCCCACGAGGGGTATGAGGGGCTCAAAAAGGCCCTTGTCATGACTCCCAAGGAGGTCATCGAAGAGGTCAAGCGGGCGAACCTTCGCGGTCGGGGCGGGGCCGGGTTCCCGGCGGCCATGAAATGGGGGTTTGCCGCTGCAGATCCGAACCGGCCTAAATATCTTCTTTGCAACGCCGACGAGGGGGAACCGGGGACCTGCAAGGATCGGCAGATCATGGAGGGGGATCCCCATGAACTGATTGAAGGGATGGCGATCGCCGGCTACGCCTTTGGTGCCGAGTTCGGCTATATCTATCTCCGCGCGGAATATCCCCGGTTGGTGGGGGTGCTGGAGACGGCCATCGCCGAGGCCGGGGCGAAGGGGTTCCTGGGAAGTAAAATTCTCGGCTCCGATTTTAATTTTACGATCCGTGTCCATCGCGGCGCCGGAGCCTATATTTGCGGAGAAGAGACGGCCCTCATTGAGTCGATCGAAGGCAAACGGGGCCAGTCC
The DNA window shown above is from Deltaproteobacteria bacterium and carries:
- the nuoE gene encoding NADH-quinone oxidoreductase subunit NuoE; protein product: MQSTVPAKFSEETLLRINEILARYATKRAAALPVLYLAQKEFGCINDAALDAVSRVLEISRADIYSLATFYSMFHQEPLGRNVIFLCDNLACTLLGAESLRDYLERKLDVRMGETTDDGRFTLKNAECLGACGQAPVMLVNDDFYEGLTEARIDEVLEKYK